DNA from Campylobacter sp. RM5004:
TCTGTAAGCTTGATGATAGTTAGTAATAAATTATTTGCAGTGCTTAATCTTTTTTCTATCATCAGCTTAACTCATTTAAAATAGCGTTTGCAGTAGCTTTTAAATCTATTTTATAAGTTCCATTAGCAATTTGCTCTGCAATTGCAGCTGCTTTTGGACTAAGAGAGCTTTGTTTTACATCGCTTTTGCTATCAACATTCTCGCTTTTACTTAACTTAGGTTTTAAAATATCTTGACTTGAATAAGCCATAGATGAACTAACTGAGTTTAACATCTTTCAACCTTTTTTAATAATATTTTCTACTATATCGGACAAAGTTTAAAAATCTTTATAGTCTTTCTTTTAAAAAATTAAATAAAATTTCTGAAAAGCCAAGCCCCCCGCTTAAAGCCTTACTCATAGCATCATTATACATAGAGCCATAAATATCATCGGCTGCATCTTTGCCAAACAAAGGATTTTCAATCTTTAAGCTAATATCTAAAACATTTTTTATCATAAAAGCTTCAAAAGCATCGGTTTGCTCTCTTAATAATTTTTCATCAATATTTTGAGTCTTAAACTCTAAATTATTTGCTATATCAAAATGCTTTTTCTTCTCTAATTCATTTGTTTTTTTCTCTAAAATATTAGCAAAATCGCTTTTTTCATTCTCACTTAGTTTTATTAAAGTATTTGTATTAGGTAAAGTGTTTTTATAAGTACTTTCATATATTTTTGACAAATCCATTATAAAATCTCCAATTCAGCATTAATAGCACCTGCTTGTTTTAGATTTTTAATAATAGTAATAAC
Protein-coding regions in this window:
- a CDS encoding flagellar biosynthesis anti-sigma factor FlgM codes for the protein MLNSVSSSMAYSSQDILKPKLSKSENVDSKSDVKQSSLSPKAAAIAEQIANGTYKIDLKATANAILNELS
- a CDS encoding rod-binding protein, coding for MANNLEFKTQNIDEKLLREQTDAFEAFMIKNVLDISLKIENPLFGKDAADDIYGSMYNDAMSKALSGGLGFSEILFNFLKERL